In a genomic window of Streptomyces koelreuteriae:
- a CDS encoding methionine ABC transporter permease, with the protein MTWSEMQPLLEQACWDTLYMVGWSTLIAVIGGLPLGILLVLTDRGGLLQNLAANKVIGQIVNIARSLPFIILMVALMGFTRSITGTTIGVEAAIVPLAVGAIPFFARLVETAVREVDHGLVEAVQAMGGNTWTIVRKVLVPESLPSLISSTTTTIVALIGYSAMAGTVGAGGLGDIAIRYGYQRFETQLMWITVAILAVVISLIQFAGDYAARSLHRRGAHSGPAPKLRLLKAAS; encoded by the coding sequence GTGACCTGGTCCGAGATGCAGCCACTGCTGGAACAGGCGTGTTGGGACACGCTCTACATGGTCGGCTGGTCCACACTCATCGCCGTCATCGGCGGACTTCCGCTCGGGATCCTGCTGGTCCTGACCGACCGCGGCGGCCTGCTCCAGAACCTCGCCGCCAACAAGGTCATCGGGCAGATCGTGAACATCGCCCGCTCCCTGCCGTTCATCATCCTGATGGTGGCGCTGATGGGCTTCACCCGCTCCATCACCGGGACGACCATCGGCGTCGAGGCCGCCATCGTGCCGCTCGCCGTCGGAGCCATCCCGTTCTTCGCGCGCCTGGTCGAGACGGCCGTCCGCGAAGTGGACCACGGGCTCGTCGAGGCCGTGCAGGCCATGGGCGGCAACACCTGGACCATCGTCCGCAAGGTGCTCGTCCCCGAGTCCCTGCCGTCGCTGATCTCCAGCACCACCACCACGATCGTCGCCCTCATCGGCTACTCGGCCATGGCGGGCACGGTCGGCGCCGGCGGCCTCGGCGACATCGCCATCCGCTACGGCTACCAGCGCTTCGAGACCCAGCTGATGTGGATCACCGTCGCGATCCTCGCCGTCGTCATCTCGCTCATCCAGTTCGCCGGCGACTACGCGGCCCGCTCCCTGCACCGCCGCGGCGCCCACTCCGGCCCCGCGCCGAAACTGCGGCTGCTCAAGGCCGCTTCCTGA
- a CDS encoding MetQ/NlpA family ABC transporter substrate-binding protein — protein sequence MRSTAKITTAVLAAGALTLGLSACGAGDSGSDGPLIVAASPTPHAEILNYVKDNLAKKEGLDLEVKEFTDYVTPNTATQDGSVGANYFQNQPYLDDFNKKNGTDIVPVVTVHLEPLGLYSHKVKKADALKSGATVAIPNDTVNEARALKLLAANKLITLKDGVGNEATPSDIAENPKKLKFKELEAAQTPRSLDDVDAAVVNGNYALSSDLKPAKDALVLESPKDNPYGNFLAVKKGEEKDPRVKKLAKLLTSPEVKKFIQDKYDGAVLASF from the coding sequence GTGCGTAGCACCGCCAAGATCACCACCGCCGTACTCGCCGCCGGAGCCCTCACCCTCGGGCTCAGCGCCTGCGGCGCGGGCGACTCCGGCTCCGACGGACCCCTGATCGTCGCCGCCAGCCCCACTCCGCACGCCGAGATCCTCAACTACGTCAAGGACAACCTGGCGAAGAAGGAGGGCCTCGACCTGGAGGTCAAGGAGTTCACCGACTACGTCACGCCGAACACGGCGACGCAGGACGGCTCCGTGGGCGCCAACTACTTCCAGAACCAGCCGTACCTCGACGACTTCAACAAGAAGAACGGCACCGACATCGTGCCCGTCGTCACGGTCCACCTGGAGCCGCTCGGCCTCTACTCCCACAAGGTCAAGAAGGCCGACGCCCTGAAGAGCGGTGCGACGGTCGCCATCCCCAACGACACCGTCAACGAGGCCCGCGCCCTCAAGCTCCTCGCCGCGAACAAGCTCATCACGCTCAAGGACGGCGTCGGCAACGAGGCGACCCCCTCCGACATCGCGGAGAACCCCAAGAAGCTCAAGTTCAAGGAGCTGGAGGCGGCTCAGACCCCGCGCTCCCTCGACGACGTGGACGCCGCCGTCGTCAACGGCAACTACGCCCTCTCGTCCGACCTCAAGCCGGCGAAGGACGCCCTCGTCCTGGAGTCCCCGAAGGACAACCCGTACGGCAACTTCCTCGCCGTGAAGAAGGGCGAGGAGAAGGACCCGCGGGTGAAGAAGCTCGCGAAGCTTCTCACCTCGCCCGAGGTGAAGAAGTTCATTCAGGACAAGTACGACGGCGCCGTGCTCGCCTCCTTCTGA
- a CDS encoding GNAT family N-acetyltransferase, whose protein sequence is MTSTFPNVSISTERLVLRPLDEDDIAALAAMMNDEQVAAWTSVPQPFTEEGARTWITDYAPAERTEGRGLDFAVTEFLTQRLVGVIQLGKTNWRVRSTELSYIIAPWARGEGYASEAALVTARWLFSDQKFERIELRTAADNTASQQVAQKIGCISEGVLRNACIARSRAEDGTWSDVRTDFIVWSLLPEDLEGVGGRLPDGFTSFGDWN, encoded by the coding sequence ATGACGAGCACCTTTCCCAACGTCTCCATCAGCACGGAGCGGTTGGTGCTGCGTCCTCTTGACGAAGACGACATCGCCGCCCTGGCGGCGATGATGAACGACGAACAGGTGGCGGCCTGGACCTCCGTCCCCCAGCCCTTCACGGAGGAGGGCGCCCGCACCTGGATCACCGACTACGCCCCCGCCGAGCGCACCGAGGGCCGCGGCCTCGACTTCGCGGTCACCGAGTTCCTCACCCAGCGCCTGGTCGGCGTCATCCAGCTCGGCAAGACCAACTGGCGCGTACGCTCCACCGAGCTGTCGTACATCATCGCCCCCTGGGCCAGGGGCGAGGGCTACGCCTCCGAGGCCGCCCTCGTCACCGCCCGGTGGCTCTTCTCGGACCAGAAGTTCGAGCGCATCGAACTGCGCACGGCGGCCGACAACACCGCCTCCCAGCAGGTCGCCCAGAAGATCGGCTGTATCAGCGAGGGCGTGCTGCGCAACGCCTGTATAGCCCGCAGCCGTGCCGAGGACGGCACGTGGAGCGACGTACGCACCGACTTCATCGTCTGGAGCCTGCTCCCCGAGGATCTGGAGGGCGTCGGCGGCCGGCTCCCCGACGGCTTCACGTCCTTCGGCGACTGGAACTGA
- the cbiE gene encoding precorrin-6y C5,15-methyltransferase (decarboxylating) subunit CbiE has product MADRVTVIGWDGSPLTDAARAALGAATLVAGAAHHLALPEVPARAERIRLGSVALAARRIAGHRGTAVVLADGDPGYFGVVKTLRAPEFGLEVEVVPAVSSVAAAFARAGMPWDDAQVVVAHRRTLRRAVNVCRAHTKVAVLTSPGAGPAELGLLLEGVHRSFVICEELGTERERVTIVSSDKAADHTWRDPNVVIVLGGPAGPGTSGETGGWIAGRDPSAGPRGWSLPSEAYGARLDEGETQPLRASQLARLGPRVGDLVWDIGCGSGAFAIEAARAGAAVIAVDSDRAACARTDAAARRLGVQLQIVHGTAPHILENLPEPDVVRVGGGGAAVVSAVVDRRPQRIVTHAGTRDTAELIGRDLTEHGYGVECALLQSVELDTRAWTEKERSVAFLLSGVLPRRSA; this is encoded by the coding sequence ATGGCCGACCGGGTCACGGTGATCGGCTGGGACGGTTCGCCGCTGACCGACGCGGCACGCGCCGCCCTGGGAGCCGCCACGCTCGTGGCGGGTGCCGCCCACCACCTGGCGCTCCCCGAGGTCCCCGCCCGCGCCGAGCGCATCCGCCTCGGCAGTGTCGCCCTCGCCGCCCGCCGCATCGCCGGCCACCGCGGCACGGCCGTCGTGCTCGCCGACGGCGACCCCGGCTACTTCGGCGTCGTGAAGACCCTGCGGGCGCCCGAGTTCGGCCTCGAGGTGGAGGTCGTCCCCGCCGTCTCCTCCGTCGCGGCCGCCTTCGCCCGGGCCGGCATGCCCTGGGACGACGCACAGGTGGTCGTCGCACACCGCCGCACCCTGCGCCGCGCGGTGAATGTATGCCGAGCCCACACCAAGGTGGCCGTCCTCACCTCACCCGGCGCCGGCCCGGCCGAACTCGGCCTGCTCCTCGAAGGAGTCCACCGCTCCTTCGTCATCTGCGAGGAACTCGGCACCGAACGCGAGCGCGTCACGATCGTCAGCTCCGACAAGGCCGCCGACCACACCTGGCGCGACCCCAATGTCGTCATCGTCCTCGGCGGCCCGGCCGGACCCGGCACCTCGGGGGAGACCGGCGGCTGGATCGCCGGGCGCGACCCGTCCGCCGGTCCCCGCGGCTGGTCCCTGCCCTCCGAGGCCTACGGCGCCCGCCTCGACGAGGGCGAGACCCAGCCGCTGCGCGCCTCCCAACTCGCCCGCCTCGGACCGCGCGTGGGCGACCTCGTGTGGGACATCGGCTGCGGCAGCGGCGCCTTCGCCATCGAGGCCGCGCGCGCCGGCGCCGCCGTCATCGCCGTCGACAGCGACCGGGCCGCCTGCGCCCGCACCGACGCCGCCGCCCGCCGCCTCGGCGTCCAGCTCCAGATCGTGCACGGCACCGCCCCGCACATCCTGGAGAACCTCCCCGAACCGGACGTCGTCCGCGTCGGCGGCGGGGGAGCGGCCGTCGTCTCCGCGGTCGTCGACCGCCGCCCGCAGCGCATCGTCACCCACGCCGGCACCCGCGACACCGCCGAACTCATCGGCCGCGACCTGACGGAGCACGGCTACGGCGTCGAGTGCGCCCTGCTGCAGTCCGTCGAACTCGACACCCGGGCCTGGACGGAGAAAGAACGGAGCGTCGCGTTCCTGCTCAGCGGCGTGCTGCCGAGGCGCAGCGCCTGA
- the cobT gene encoding nicotinate-nucleotide--dimethylbenzimidazole phosphoribosyltransferase, translated as MTDTGQVPGEGLPENAGMVEQPGVPAHGSYTYLSEPETTAEDDDLLLLPGAQGAWGNEVAPPMPEPVAETVHEPGPHEISGRDSGSVDLGGVRLPDPPPIPPVTPRRPLHLGPPLPDSSASPVRSLADRGPADAPLRQPVAAAGPEYLDAPRAPEMPSPPAAPWDAQVTHQAQVAVGVAPAETVVPETQPVAEVEEPVQVAEAVSAPEPVPAEVPVPAAASPEAPEPVAVGDSAGSDSADAGDQVPAAVEEQDVVPAPVAESLPVAEAAPAPEAVPFPEAATAPEAPAEMPEATPAVAPEAVAPEPVAPEAVAEAPAEVVGPEAIAPVPDASAPEAVVPEPDPSAPEAVAPEPDAPGVEAPAPVAEPLAPQAAPAPAPEATAPQPAPEAPAPVAPAPAAADAPEAPVAPEAPAAPVQPAPMPAQVTETPVPDAPAEAPAPPQAPEVTEPAPVAEEVAPEPAPVAQEIAPEPTAAAEEVAPDLAPAAEEATPDPAPEPVTPAPETMDVPPAPAEDVTVVLPEPIAEEKADEQTDEQSMQPVQGPQQSQPPAAPRPVQPEEPESPAPAATVPAPRDGDAELVQNADDLDTRAAEQEDLADQVRHDEESTAAVAEAPQPTGPAAPGFDPAEREAVLKVMRERRDIRNGFRSDPIPHEVLLRVLEAAHHAPSVGHSQPWDFVVIRSADTRRAMHELAMRQREAYAKSLPKGRAKQFKELKIEAILDTPVNIVVTADPTRGGRHTLGRHTQPQMAPYSAALAVENLWLAARAEGLGVGWVSFFDEREMVRALGLPEHLEVIAYLCVGYVDEFPDEPELLQAGWSKRRPLSWVVHEETYGRRALPGEEPHDLLAETVAQIRPLDAKALGEAWERQKRMTKPAGALGMLEIISAQLSGLSRQCPPPIPEPAAVAIFAGDHGVHAQGVTPWPQEVTAQMVANFLGGGAVCNAFATQVGAEVCIVDVGVAADLPATPGLLPRKVRAGTSDLTTGPAMTREEAKQAIEVGIETARDLVAAGNKALLTGEMGIANTTASAALISVFTGADPAEVTGRGTGINDETLARKTEVVRRALELHQPDPADPIGVLAAIGGFEHAAIVGLLLGGASLRTPVILDGVSAGAAALVARAIAPEVLAACIAGHRSAEPGHVAALNKLGLRPLVDLDLRLGEGTGALLALPLVQSTARAMHEVATFDSAGVTEK; from the coding sequence ATGACCGACACCGGCCAGGTCCCGGGCGAGGGACTGCCGGAGAACGCAGGCATGGTGGAGCAGCCGGGCGTCCCCGCGCACGGTTCGTACACCTACCTCTCCGAGCCCGAGACCACCGCGGAGGACGACGACCTGCTGCTGTTGCCGGGCGCCCAGGGCGCCTGGGGCAACGAGGTCGCCCCGCCCATGCCGGAGCCGGTCGCCGAGACCGTGCACGAGCCGGGTCCGCACGAGATCTCCGGCCGCGACAGCGGCTCGGTCGACCTCGGCGGCGTCCGGCTGCCCGACCCTCCGCCGATCCCGCCCGTCACTCCGCGACGCCCGCTGCACCTCGGCCCGCCGCTGCCGGACAGCTCCGCCAGCCCGGTCCGCTCCCTCGCCGACCGCGGCCCGGCCGACGCGCCGCTGCGACAGCCCGTGGCGGCCGCGGGCCCCGAGTACCTCGACGCCCCGCGCGCGCCGGAGATGCCGTCGCCCCCGGCCGCGCCCTGGGACGCGCAGGTCACCCACCAGGCCCAGGTGGCCGTCGGGGTGGCCCCTGCGGAAACGGTTGTTCCGGAAACGCAGCCGGTGGCCGAGGTCGAGGAGCCTGTGCAGGTGGCTGAGGCCGTTTCCGCGCCTGAGCCGGTTCCGGCGGAGGTGCCGGTGCCTGCGGCTGCTTCTCCCGAGGCTCCCGAGCCGGTTGCCGTAGGCGACTCCGCCGGCTCTGACTCCGCCGACGCCGGCGATCAGGTTCCGGCGGCTGTCGAGGAGCAGGACGTGGTCCCCGCTCCCGTCGCCGAGTCCCTCCCGGTCGCCGAGGCCGCACCGGCCCCTGAAGCGGTCCCGTTCCCGGAGGCCGCGACCGCGCCCGAGGCTCCCGCCGAGATGCCCGAGGCAACTCCCGCCGTGGCGCCGGAGGCAGTCGCTCCCGAGCCGGTCGCTCCGGAGGCCGTAGCGGAGGCGCCGGCAGAGGTCGTCGGCCCCGAGGCCATCGCACCGGTTCCGGACGCGAGCGCCCCCGAAGCCGTAGTGCCGGAGCCGGACCCGAGCGCCCCCGAGGCCGTAGCGCCGGAGCCGGACGCCCCCGGCGTCGAGGCCCCCGCGCCGGTCGCCGAGCCGCTCGCCCCGCAGGCCGCCCCCGCTCCTGCCCCCGAGGCGACGGCTCCACAGCCCGCCCCTGAGGCGCCGGCTCCGGTGGCCCCTGCCCCGGCGGCCGCCGACGCACCGGAGGCGCCAGTCGCACCGGAGGCACCAGCCGCACCGGTTCAGCCCGCCCCGATGCCTGCCCAGGTCACCGAGACACCCGTGCCCGACGCGCCCGCCGAGGCACCCGCACCGCCCCAGGCCCCCGAGGTAACGGAGCCCGCCCCCGTGGCAGAGGAAGTCGCTCCCGAGCCCGCCCCCGTGGCACAGGAAATCGCACCCGAGCCCACCGCCGCGGCCGAGGAGGTCGCTCCCGACCTGGCCCCCGCGGCCGAGGAAGCCACTCCCGACCCCGCTCCCGAGCCGGTGACCCCCGCTCCCGAGACCATGGACGTCCCCCCGGCCCCCGCCGAGGACGTCACCGTCGTACTCCCCGAGCCGATCGCGGAAGAGAAGGCGGACGAGCAGACGGACGAGCAGAGCATGCAGCCGGTCCAGGGCCCCCAGCAGTCCCAGCCGCCCGCCGCCCCCCGGCCGGTACAGCCCGAGGAGCCGGAGTCCCCGGCCCCCGCGGCCACCGTCCCCGCACCCCGCGACGGCGACGCCGAACTCGTGCAGAACGCGGACGACCTGGACACCCGGGCCGCCGAGCAGGAAGACTTGGCTGACCAGGTACGCCACGACGAAGAGAGCACGGCCGCAGTGGCAGAGGCACCACAGCCCACCGGCCCCGCCGCCCCCGGCTTCGACCCCGCCGAGCGCGAGGCCGTACTGAAGGTCATGCGCGAACGCCGCGACATCCGCAACGGCTTCCGCAGCGACCCGATCCCGCACGAGGTGCTGCTCCGCGTCCTGGAGGCCGCCCACCACGCGCCCTCCGTGGGCCACTCGCAGCCCTGGGACTTCGTCGTCATCCGCTCCGCCGACACCCGGCGCGCGATGCACGAACTGGCCATGCGCCAGCGTGAGGCGTACGCGAAGTCCCTCCCCAAGGGCCGGGCGAAGCAGTTCAAGGAACTGAAGATCGAGGCCATCCTCGACACCCCGGTGAACATCGTGGTCACCGCCGACCCGACCCGCGGCGGCCGCCACACCCTCGGCCGTCACACCCAGCCCCAGATGGCGCCGTACTCGGCGGCCCTGGCCGTGGAGAACCTCTGGCTCGCCGCCCGCGCCGAAGGCCTCGGCGTCGGCTGGGTCAGCTTCTTCGACGAGCGCGAGATGGTCCGCGCCCTCGGCCTGCCCGAGCACCTCGAAGTCATCGCCTACCTGTGCGTCGGTTACGTCGACGAGTTCCCTGACGAGCCCGAGCTGCTGCAGGCGGGCTGGTCCAAGCGCCGCCCGCTGTCCTGGGTCGTGCACGAGGAGACGTACGGCCGCCGCGCACTGCCCGGAGAGGAACCGCACGACCTGCTCGCCGAGACCGTGGCGCAGATCCGCCCGCTGGACGCCAAGGCGCTCGGCGAGGCGTGGGAGCGCCAGAAGCGTATGACCAAGCCGGCCGGTGCGCTGGGGATGCTGGAGATCATCTCCGCGCAGCTGTCCGGGCTGTCCCGCCAGTGCCCGCCGCCCATCCCGGAGCCCGCGGCCGTCGCGATCTTCGCTGGCGACCACGGTGTGCACGCGCAGGGGGTGACCCCCTGGCCGCAGGAGGTCACGGCCCAGATGGTGGCCAACTTCCTCGGCGGCGGCGCCGTCTGCAACGCCTTCGCCACCCAGGTGGGCGCCGAGGTCTGCATCGTCGACGTGGGCGTCGCCGCCGACCTCCCGGCCACCCCGGGTCTGCTGCCCCGCAAGGTCCGGGCCGGTACGTCCGACCTGACCACCGGCCCCGCGATGACCCGCGAGGAGGCCAAGCAGGCCATCGAGGTCGGCATCGAGACCGCCCGCGACCTGGTCGCCGCCGGCAACAAGGCCCTGCTCACCGGTGAGATGGGCATCGCCAACACGACCGCGTCCGCCGCCCTGATCTCCGTCTTCACGGGTGCGGACCCGGCCGAGGTCACCGGCCGGGGCACCGGCATCAACGACGAGACCCTCGCCCGCAAGACGGAGGTCGTCCGCCGCGCGCTGGAACTCCACCAGCCGGACCCGGCCGACCCGATCGGCGTGCTCGCCGCGATCGGCGGCTTCGAGCACGCCGCCATCGTCGGCCTCCTCCTCGGCGGCGCCTCCCTGCGGACGCCGGTGATCCTGGACGGCGTCAGCGCCGGCGCCGCCGCCCTGGTGGCCCGCGCCATCGCCCCCGAGGTCCTGGCCGCCTGCATCGCCGGTCACCGCAGCGCCGAGCCGGGCCATGTCGCGGCCCTCAACAAGCTGGGCCTGCGCCCCCTGGTCGACCTCGACCTCCGCCTCGGCGAGGGCACGGGCGCCCTCCTGGCCCTGCCGCTGGTGCAGAGCACGGCCCGGGCGATGCACGAGGTGGCGACGTTCGACTCGGCGGGCGTCACCGAGAAGTAG
- the cobA gene encoding uroporphyrinogen-III C-methyltransferase, with translation MAEHPAYPVGLRLTGRRVVVLGGGQVAQRRLPALIAAGADILLVSPSATPSVEAMADAGEITWQRRRYEDGDLENAWYALIATGDTEANTRASAEAESRRVWCVRSDDADEATAWTPATGHSEGVTVAVLTTDAKGRDPRHTAAIRDAVVEGLRDGTLVAPHHRTRTPGVALVGGGPGDPDLITVRGRRLLAEADVVIADRLGPRDLLAELPPHVEVIDAAKIPYGRFMAQEAINSALIEHAKQGKSVVRLKGGDPYVFGRGMEELQALAEVGIPCTVVPGISSSISVPSAAGIPVTHRGVAHEFTVVSGHVAPDDERSLVDWPSLARLTGTLVILMGVDKIGKIAETLVAHGKPADTPVALVQEGTTAAQRRVDATLATVAERVRAEDVKPPAVIVIGEVVKVGAENPAPRE, from the coding sequence ATGGCCGAACACCCCGCCTACCCCGTAGGCCTCCGCCTCACCGGCCGCCGCGTGGTCGTTCTCGGCGGCGGCCAGGTCGCCCAGCGCCGCCTCCCGGCACTGATCGCGGCAGGTGCGGACATCCTCCTCGTGTCCCCCAGCGCCACCCCCTCCGTCGAAGCCATGGCGGACGCCGGCGAGATCACCTGGCAGCGGCGCCGCTACGAGGACGGCGACCTGGAGAACGCCTGGTACGCGCTGATCGCCACCGGTGACACGGAAGCGAACACCCGGGCCTCCGCCGAAGCCGAGAGCCGCCGTGTCTGGTGCGTCCGCTCCGACGACGCCGACGAGGCGACGGCCTGGACCCCGGCCACCGGCCACAGCGAGGGAGTCACGGTCGCCGTCCTCACCACGGACGCCAAGGGCCGCGACCCCCGCCACACCGCCGCCATCCGCGACGCGGTCGTGGAGGGCCTGCGCGACGGTACGCTCGTCGCCCCGCACCACCGCACCCGCACCCCCGGAGTCGCCCTGGTCGGCGGCGGACCCGGCGACCCGGACCTGATCACGGTCCGCGGCCGCCGACTGCTCGCCGAGGCGGACGTCGTCATCGCGGACCGCCTCGGCCCGCGCGACCTCCTCGCCGAACTCCCGCCCCACGTCGAGGTGATCGACGCGGCGAAGATCCCCTACGGTCGCTTCATGGCCCAGGAGGCCATCAACAGCGCGCTGATCGAGCACGCGAAGCAGGGCAAGTCGGTCGTCCGCCTGAAGGGCGGCGACCCCTACGTCTTCGGCCGCGGCATGGAGGAGCTCCAGGCCCTCGCCGAGGTCGGCATCCCGTGCACGGTCGTCCCCGGCATCTCCAGCTCGATCTCGGTCCCGAGCGCGGCCGGCATCCCGGTCACCCACCGCGGCGTCGCCCATGAGTTCACCGTGGTCAGCGGCCATGTCGCACCCGACGACGAGCGCTCCCTGGTCGACTGGCCGTCCCTGGCCAGGCTCACCGGCACGCTGGTGATCCTCATGGGCGTCGACAAGATCGGAAAGATCGCCGAGACGCTCGTCGCACACGGCAAGCCGGCCGACACCCCCGTCGCCCTCGTCCAGGAGGGCACCACGGCCGCCCAGCGCCGGGTCGACGCGACCCTAGCGACCGTCGCGGAGAGGGTACGGGCCGAGGATGTGAAGCCCCCGGCGGTCATCGTCATCGGCGAGGTCGTGAAGGTCGGCGCCGAGAACCCCGCGCCCCGTGAGTAA
- a CDS encoding TrmH family RNA methyltransferase: MADLITVEDPDDPRLTDYTGLTDVELRRKREPAEGLFIAEGEKVIRRAKEAGYEMRSMLLSAKWVDVMRDVIDELPAPVYAVSPELAEQVTGYHVHRGALASMQRKPLPTAADLLRTARRVVIMESVNDHTNIGAIFRSAAALGMDAVLLSPDCADPLYRRSVKVSMGAVFSVPYARLDTWPKGLESVREAGFTLLALTPDEKARPLDEAAPHTMDRVALMLGAEGDGLSTQALVAADEWVRIPMSHGVDSLNVGAAAAVAFYAVATGRPHA, from the coding sequence GTGGCCGATCTCATCACCGTCGAGGACCCCGACGACCCGCGCCTTACCGACTACACCGGCCTGACCGACGTGGAGCTGCGCCGCAAGCGCGAACCCGCCGAGGGCCTGTTCATCGCGGAGGGCGAGAAGGTCATCAGAAGGGCCAAGGAAGCGGGCTACGAGATGCGGTCCATGCTGCTCTCGGCCAAGTGGGTCGACGTCATGCGCGACGTCATCGACGAGCTCCCGGCCCCGGTCTACGCGGTCAGCCCGGAGCTGGCCGAGCAGGTCACCGGCTACCACGTGCACCGTGGCGCGCTCGCCTCCATGCAGCGCAAGCCCCTGCCCACGGCGGCCGACCTCCTGAGGACCGCCCGCCGCGTCGTGATCATGGAGTCGGTCAACGACCACACCAACATCGGCGCGATCTTCCGCTCGGCCGCCGCCCTCGGCATGGACGCGGTCCTGCTCTCCCCGGACTGCGCCGACCCCCTCTACCGCCGCAGCGTGAAGGTCTCCATGGGCGCGGTCTTCTCCGTCCCGTACGCCCGACTGGACACCTGGCCCAAGGGCCTGGAGTCGGTCCGCGAGGCCGGCTTCACCCTGCTCGCCCTCACCCCCGACGAGAAGGCCCGGCCTCTCGACGAGGCCGCCCCGCACACCATGGACCGCGTGGCCCTGATGCTCGGCGCCGAGGGCGACGGCCTGTCCACCCAGGCCCTGGTCGCCGCCGACGAATGGGTCCGCATCCCCATGTCCCACGGCGTCGACTCCCTCAACGTGGGCGCGGCTGCGGCCGTGGCCTTCTACGCCGTGGCCACCGGCCGACCGCACGCCTAG
- a CDS encoding protein kinase domain-containing protein, with translation MNMAMMRLRREDPRVVGSFRLHRRLGAGGMGVVYLGSDKKGQRVALKVIRPDLAEDQEFRSRFAREVSAARRIRGGCTARLVAADLEADRPWFATQYVPGPSLHDKIAAEGPLGAADVAAVGAALSEGLVAVHEAGVVHRDLKPSNILLSPKGPRIIDFGIAWATGASTLTHVGTAVGSPGFLAPEQVRGAAVTPATDVFSLGATLAYSSMGDSPFGHGSSEVMLYRVVHEEAQLHGVPDALAPLVRACLAKDPEERPSTLQLSLRLKEIAAREAQDLAGVRPPAPRGAETERPVDTYPERGRRPQGQQGSGPAGAQRGRGTPPPRGSSTSRDGVPSADGTASQSGAGGRGGGRPAGNGSGNRSAGGANRGRTPARGRGASGRSGARPTPTGRNGTRSGSGSRPAPHSGTGRPSRTGTGLRPANPRLLRQRLFVFVVVTLLVAIGIALVQGCQGPARGLGGDGGGVREQQVHRSQPLGDVPARPDGATRT, from the coding sequence ATGAACATGGCGATGATGCGCCTGAGGCGCGAGGACCCGCGCGTCGTCGGCTCGTTCAGGCTTCACAGACGGCTCGGCGCGGGCGGGATGGGCGTGGTCTACCTGGGCTCCGACAAGAAGGGGCAACGGGTCGCGCTCAAGGTCATCCGCCCCGACCTGGCGGAGGATCAGGAGTTCCGCTCGCGCTTCGCGCGTGAGGTCTCGGCGGCGCGGCGGATCCGCGGCGGCTGCACGGCCCGGCTCGTGGCCGCGGACCTGGAGGCGGACCGGCCCTGGTTCGCCACGCAGTACGTGCCCGGCCCCTCCCTGCACGACAAGATCGCCGCCGAGGGACCGCTCGGCGCCGCCGATGTCGCTGCCGTCGGGGCGGCTCTGTCCGAGGGCCTGGTCGCCGTGCACGAGGCCGGGGTCGTGCACCGGGATCTGAAGCCGTCCAACATCCTGCTGTCCCCGAAGGGGCCGCGGATCATCGACTTCGGCATCGCCTGGGCCACCGGTGCGTCGACGCTCACCCACGTCGGCACCGCGGTCGGCTCGCCGGGCTTCCTCGCGCCGGAGCAGGTGCGCGGGGCGGCCGTCACCCCGGCCACGGACGTGTTCTCGCTGGGTGCCACGCTCGCGTACTCCTCGATGGGCGACTCACCGTTCGGGCACGGCAGTTCCGAGGTGATGCTGTACCGCGTCGTGCACGAGGAGGCGCAGCTCCACGGCGTGCCCGACGCGCTGGCTCCGCTCGTCCGGGCGTGTCTGGCGAAGGACCCCGAGGAGCGGCCGAGCACGCTCCAACTGTCGCTGCGGCTCAAGGAGATCGCGGCCCGGGAGGCGCAGGACCTCGCCGGGGTACGGCCGCCCGCGCCGCGCGGCGCCGAGACCGAGCGGCCCGTCGACACCTACCCCGAGCGGGGCCGGCGTCCGCAGGGACAGCAGGGATCGGGCCCGGCCGGCGCGCAGCGGGGCCGGGGCACTCCCCCGCCGCGAGGGTCCTCCACGTCCCGGGACGGGGTTCCGTCCGCCGACGGCACGGCTTCGCAGAGCGGAGCCGGTGGCCGGGGCGGGGGCCGGCCTGCCGGCAACGGGAGCGGGAACCGGTCGGCGGGTGGCGCGAACCGCGGCAGGACTCCGGCGCGCGGACGCGGCGCGTCGGGGCGGTCCGGGGCGCGGCCGACCCCCACCGGGCGCAACGGCACGCGGTCGGGCAGCGGCAGCCGCCCCGCTCCGCACAGCGGTACCGGGCGTCCGTCCAGGACGGGGACCGGGCTGCGGCCCGCCAATCCGCGGTTGCTGCGGCAGCGGCTGTTCGTGTTCGTCGTGGTCACGCTGCTGGTGGCGATCGGCATCGCCCTGGTGCAGGGCTGTCAGGGCCCGGCGCGGGGACTCGGCGGCGACGGAGGCGGCGTACGGGAGCAGCAGGTCCACCGGTCGCAGCCGCTGGGCGATGTGCCCGCGCGGCCGGACGGTGCGACTCGGACCTGA